A part of Syngnathoides biaculeatus isolate LvHL_M chromosome 21, ASM1980259v1, whole genome shotgun sequence genomic DNA contains:
- the LOC133494381 gene encoding cytoplasmic polyadenylation element-binding protein 1-like — protein sequence MSTAADLLEECPGMARTVNPLDSSSLLESRSRSPEVSELSGFSSGSHNVCDMLFSLQISPPLPYLASNMQKDLVQLGSTLDPQDTSSPLTPPSGATPASSALSRRWRTGSLWPATDTLDQAEEAFSIEREARLHRHAADENEPTCIWSGHLPPSNNKYRLYSCKVFVGGLPWDITEAGLINTFSGYGPLTVEWPCKDGNHPSHPPSGNVAKGKVYLVFEYEQSVRALLHTCYQDPFHPDFSREYYFKLCSGRMHGKDVQVIPWVISDNSYVCCSAHHLEASKTVFVGALHRMLNAKALARIMNDLFGGVVHVAIYTDKHKYPIGSGRVTFSNQQSYLKAVCAAFVEIKSPTFTKKVQIDPYLEDSMCQVCLCQDGPFFCRDQACFKYYCRSCWHGDHSMDVLGNHQPLMRKK from the exons ATGAGTACGGCTGCTGACCTGCTGGAGGAGTGCCCTGGCATGGCTCGCACAGTGAATCCTTTGGACTCCAGCTCCCTTTTGGAGTCCCGTTCTCGCAGCCCTGAAGTCTCTGAGCTGAGTGGCTTCAGCTCTGGTTCTCACAATGTCTGTGATATGTTG TTCTCTTTGCAGATTTCACCTCCCCTGCCTTATCTTGCATCAAACATGCAGAAGGACTTGGTGCAACTGGGCTCTACTCTGGACCCCCAGGACACAAGCTCCCCTCTCACCCCACCATCAGGCGCCACTCCGGCCTCCTCTGCGCTTTCTCGCCGCTGGCGCACTGGCTCCCTGTGGCCTGCTACGGACACACTGGACCAGGCTGAGGAAGCGTTTAGCATTGAGAGGGAGGCCCGTCTGCATAGACACGCTGCAG atgaaaatgaacCAACCTGCATTTGGAGTGGTCATCTGCCCCCCAGTAACAACAAGTATCGGCTTTACTCCTGCAAGGTCTTTGTTGGTGGTCTACCCTGGGATATTACTGAAG cTGGACTCATCAACACTTTCAGTGGCTACGGCCCTCTGACTGTGGAGTGGCCTTGTAAGGATGGCAACCACCCTTCTCACCCTCCTTCAGGTAATGTGGCCAAAG GCAAAGTCTACCTGGTTTTTGAGTACGAACAATCTGTGCGGGCCTTGCTCCATACCTGCTATCAGGACCCGTTTCACCCAGACTTTAGTCGGGAGTACTACTTCAAATTGTGCAGTGGCCGAATGCATGGCAAAGAT GTACAGGTTATTCCCTGGGTCATTTCGGACAACAGCTATGTGTGCTGCTCTGCTCATCATTTGGAGGCCAGCAAGACTGTTTTTGTGGGCGCACTGCACAGGATGCTCAACGCCAAAGCGCTGGCCAGGATTATGAATGACCTGTTTGGAGGAGTCGTACATGTGGCCATttacacagacaaacacaaatatcCCATCG GCTCTGGACGCGTGACTTTTAGCAATCAGCAAAGTTACCTGAAAGCGGTGTGcgcagcctttgtggagatcaAAAGCCCCACGTTTACAAAGAAG GTCCAGATTGACCCTTACCTCGAAGACTCCATGTGTCAAGTTTGCCTTTGCCAAGATGGTCCTTTCTTCTGCAGAGACCAG GCGTGCTTCAAATACTACTGTCGCTCGTGCTGGCACGGGGACCATTCCATGGATGTCCTGGGCAACCACCAGCCCCTCATGCGCAAGAAATAG